From the genome of Salvelinus sp. IW2-2015 unplaced genomic scaffold, ASM291031v2 Un_scaffold2093, whole genome shotgun sequence, one region includes:
- the LOC112072937 gene encoding cytochrome P450 2K1-like, producing the protein MDRANENLRIAGSVSVQLYNMFPWLGPWLKSRKLLLKNIENNKKEMGELVRGLKETLNPQMCRGFVDSFLIRKQTLEESGNKNSHYHDNNLISSVRNMFSNGTNTTGTTLCWALMLMAKYPLIQDRVQEEISSIIGSRQPLAEDRKNLPYTDAVIHETQRLANVLPIAIPHTTSRDITFQGYFIKKGTLVFPLLTSVLQDGSEWESPHTFNPAHFLDEEGRFAKRDAFMPFSAGRRVCLGEGLARMALFLFFTSLLQRFHFSPPPGVTEDDLDLTPAVGLTLNPSPHQLCAVSRV; encoded by the exons ATGGATCGAGCCAATGAGAACCTACGAATTGCAGGCTCTGTTTCAGTTCAG TTGTACAACATGTTCCCCTGGCTGGGCCCTTGGCTGAAAAGCAGGAAGCTTTTGTTGAAGAATATTGAGAACAACAAGAAGGAGATGGGGGAGCTGGTGAGGGGGCTGAAGGAAACTCTCAACCCTCAAATGTGTAGAGGCTTTGTGGACTCGTTCCTCATCCGAAAGCAGACCCTGGAG GAATCTGGCAACAAGAACTCTCACTACCATGACAACAACCTGATATCCTCTGTGAGAAACATGTTTTCTAATGGTACTAACACCACAGGGACAACCCTATGCTGGGCTTTGATGCTAATGGCCAAGTACCCTCTTATACAGG ACCGGGTCCAAGAGGAGATCAGCAGCATCATAGGAAGTCGTCAGCCCTTAGCAGAGGACAGGAAGAACCTGCCCTACACTGATGCAGTGATCCATGAGACCCAGCGACTGGCCAACGTTTTACCCATTGCCATCCCTCACACCACCAGCCGAGACATCACCTTCCAGGGATATTTCATCAAGAAGGGGACGCTTGTGTTTCCTCTACTGACGTCTGTCCTACAAGATGGAAGCGAGTGGGAGAGCCCACACACCTTTAACCCCGCCCACTTTCTGGATGAGGAAGGTCGATTCGCCAAGAGGGATGCCTTCATGCCCTTCTCTGCAG GTCGTAGGGTGTGTCTGGGGGAGGGTCTGGCCAGGATGGcgctcttcctcttcttcacctCCCTCCTGCAGCGCTttcatttctctcctcctcctggagtAACAGAGGATGATCTGGACCTCACACCGGCCGTGGGGTTGACCCTCAATCCTTCACCTCACCAGCTGTGTGCTGTGAGCCGGGTCTGA